A section of the Entelurus aequoreus isolate RoL-2023_Sb linkage group LG21, RoL_Eaeq_v1.1, whole genome shotgun sequence genome encodes:
- the LOC133638279 gene encoding SUN domain-containing protein 2-like isoform X2 produces MSVGEEDLQSWGWTDLSSYWTAVSDSDSESGTMSRHSLRLDEGLLDRSLPLGSASFSVVGSGWRNTRALKSRRSQQLSVSCSESVLVRTPRKLPGHSLHSMASDASLLSSLLDESSIQETTVVDTFWGLDQDLDPRESAAMAEHGGILANSTLIAADCRHPEHPVRTLTRVPYRDEESSKPASTIYTRNRSRRVRTGLLGSVWHAGVGAIRRCLAGVFVALLVSYHKRHQVSDVLQLWSASFLFYCRSALISARRLGQVARSKTTGVNGHGRPDSRHCGVMSAKHQDLHANGPLCELPDANTHTGEACQEKHQVSSSSSTMWTLAAFAVWCVRQLTSLVWTLTRTALSSLDRLRRHAGGTLGGAFRRIRRRWSDCPLLTWFVLSVLVLVFSLCCFSPAGFAVPSVREWKTSVSDVPVLSSVHGLVSRWSRAAGGAVEEVTASESARLARLERGMASLWERVESGGRRARRRHGELLAMYSDLKLLGSAHNSKLRLSRLVDQQLSRLKRRLDQDRLQRGQDLDQQQRQASRLDHLEAKMEDVQWRQEATSPPLPAAASVAATHPPSHDALLAEVGRLEAALEDVRRDVEVLSGCQDGCRRLDQISAHVSAQVREEVRVLLYGNDLRVDSAPSERFVSGAELQASLVSLERSILQNISRQLDQRRSEASVTGVVRTEEGGATLVCSSRFSCAVQEVKVMVENALRLFAHDRTGLADYALESAGGSILSTRCSETYKTQAALLSLFGLPLWYFSQSPRVVIQPDVHPGNCWAFKGSTGFLVIRLSMRILPTAFSLDHIPKTLAPHRSVSSAPRDFRVYGLQDEREEGGSLLGSYTYQEDGDALQTYSVTASDHFLYATSCPPRADVQSVLHRKTTTEASRSSRSRSCPTGATRTTRACTASECTDLPVTPERISH; encoded by the exons ATCCAGTTACTGGACAGCAGTGTCGGACTCGGACAGCGAGAGCGGGACCATGTCCAGGCACAGCCTGCGCTTGGATGAAGGCCTGCTGGACCGCAGTCTGCCTCTGGGCAGCGCATCCTTCAGCGTGGTGGGAAGCGGCTGGAGAAACACCAG GGCGCTGAAGTCTCGTCGTTCTCAGCAGCTGTCAGTCTCCTGCTCCGAGTCCGTCCTGGTCCGCACGCCGCGTAAACTCCCCGGACACTCGCTCCACAGCATGGCGTCCGACGCTTCGCTGCTCTCGTCGCTGCTGGACGAGTCCTCCATCCAAGAGACCACTGTGGTGGACACCTTCTGGG GTTTGGACCAGGACCTGGACCCGAGAG AGAGCGCCGCCATGGCGGAGCACGGCGGCATCCTGGCCAACAGCACTCTGATCGCTGCTGACTGCCGCCATCCAGAACATCCGGTCCGGACGCTGACTCGCGTGCCCTACAGAGACGAGGAGTCCTCAAAGCCCGCCTCCACCATCTACACCCGGAACCGAAGTCGTCGGGTCAGAACAG GCCTTCTGGGTTCCGTGTGGCACGCTGGCGTGGGCGCCATCAGGCGGTGCCTCGCCGGCGTCTTTGTAGCGCTGCTGGTGTCGTACCACAAACGCCACCAGGTGTCAG ATGTTCTGCAGCTGTGGTCGGCCTCCTTCCTGTTTTATTGCCGCTCGGCGCTGATCAGCGCCCGGCGCCTGGGCCAGGTCGCGCGGTCAAAGACGACAGGGGTCAACGGTCACGGACGGCCGGACT CTCGCCACTGCGGCGTCATGAGCGCCAAGCATCAGGATCTCCACGCCAACGGACCTCTGTGTGAGTTACCGGACGCCAACACGCACACGG GTGAGGCCTGTCAGGAGAAGCATCAGGTCAGCTCGTCCTCGTCGACCATGTGGACGCTCGCCGCGTTCGCAG TGTGGTGTGTGCGTCAGCTGACCTCGCTGGTCTGGACCCTGACCAGGACCGCCTTGTCGTCTTTAGACCGCCTCCGACGCCATGCAG GTGGGACGCTGGGCGGTGCGTTCAGGCGCATCAGGAGAAGATGGAGCGACTGTCCTCTGCTGACTTG GTTTGTCCTCTCGGTCCTCGTCCTCGTCTTCA GCTTGTGTTGCTTCAGTCCTGCGGGTTTTGCAGTCCCGAGTGTCCGCGAGTGGAAGACTTCGGTCTCTGATGTTCCGGTCCTGTCCTCAGTCCACGGCCTCGTATCAAGGTGGAGCCGAGCAGCGGGTGGCGCTGTGGAG GAAGTGACGGCGTCGGAGTCGGCGCGCCTCGCTCGTCTGGAGCGCGGCATGGCGTCCTTGTGGGAGCGCGTGGAGTCCGGCGGGCGGCGAGCGAGGCGCAGGCACGGCGAGCTGCTGGCCATGTACTCTGATCTCAAGCTGCTTGGCTCCGCCCACAACAGCAAACTGCGCCTGAGCCGCCTGGTGGACCAGCAGCTGTCTCGGCTGAAGAGGAGACTGGACCAGGACCGACTGCAGAGAGGACAG GACTTGGACCAGCAGCAGCGCCAGGCATCACGTCTGGATCATCTGGAGGCCAAGATGGAG GACGTCCAGTGGAGGCAGGAAGCCACATCCCCTCCACTTCCTGCTGCGGCCAG CGTGGCGGCGACACACCCTCCGTCCCACGATGCATTGCTGGCAGAGGTGGGCCGTCTGGAGGCGGCGCTGGAGGACGTCCGGAGGGACGTGGAGGTTCTGTCAGGATGCCAAGATGGCTGCCGCAGACTGGATCAG ATTTCGGCGCACGTATCCGCTCAAGTCCGGGAGGAGGTCCGGGTTCTGCTTTACGGGAATGATCTGCGAGTTGACTCCGCCCCGTCCGAGCGCTTTGTCAGCGGAGCAGAGCTGCAGGCGTCCTTGGTCTCGCTGGAGCGCAGCATCCTCCAGAACATCAGCCGCCAACTGGATCAGCGCCGCAGCGAGGCGTCCGTGACCGGAGTGGTGAGGACGGAGGAAGGAGGCGCAACTTTGGTTTGTTCTTCACGCTTCAGTTGTGCTGTGCAGGAGGTGAAGGTGATGGTGGAGAACGCCCTGCGCCTCTTCGCTCACGACCGCACCGGCCTGGCCGACTACGCCCTGGAGTCCGCAG GGGGCAGCATCCTCAGCACCCGCTGCTCTGAGACCTACAAGACCCAGGCGGCTCTGCTCAGCCTGTTTGGTCTTCCTCTGTGGTATTTCTCCCAGTCCCCTCGCGTGGTCATCCAG CCCGACGTCCATCCTGGGAACTGCTGGGCCTTCAAAGGCTCCACGGGCTTCCTGGTGATCAGGTTGTCCATGAGGATCCTGCCCACCGCCTTCTCCCTGGACCACATCCCAAAGACTCTGGCGCCACACCGCTCTGTGAGCAGCGCACCACGAGACTTCAGGGTCTAC gGCCTGCAGGACGAGCGTGAAGAAGGAGGCAGCCTGCTGGGCTCCTACACCTACCAGGAGGATGGAGACGCTCTGCAGACGTACTCCGTCACGGcgagtgatcacttcctgtacgCCACTTCCTGCCCTCCTCGCGCTGACGTACAGTCTGTCCTTCACAGGAAGACAACCACAGAAGCTTCCAGATCATCGAGGTCCAGGTCTTGTCCAACTGGGGCCACGCGGACTACACGTGCATGTACCGCTTCAGAGTGCACGGATCTCCCAGTGACGCCTGAACGCATCTCTCATTGA
- the LOC133638279 gene encoding SUN domain-containing protein 2-like isoform X6, protein MSVGEEDLQSWGWTDLSSYWTAVSDSDSESGTMSRHSLRLDEGLLDRSLPLGSASFSVVGSGWRNTRALKSRRSQQLSVSCSESVLVRTPRKLPGHSLHSMASDASLLSSLLDESSIQETTVVDTFWGLDQDLDPRESAAMAEHGGILANSTLIAADCRHPEHPVRTLTRVPYRDEESSKPASTIYTRNRSRRVRTAGLLGSVWHAGVGAIRRCLAGVFVALLVSYHKRHQVSDVLQLWSASFLFYCRSALISARRLGQVARSKTTGVNGHGRPDSRHCGVMSAKHQDLHANGPLCELPDANTHTGEACQEKHQVSSSSSTMWTLAAFAVWCVRQLTSLVWTLTRTALSSLDRLRRHAGGTLGGAFRRIRRRWSDCPLLTWFVLSVLVLVFSLCCFSPAGFAVPSVREWKTSVSDVPVLSSVHGLVSRWSRAAGGAVEEVTASESARLARLERGMASLWERVESGGRRARRRHGELLAMYSDLKLLGSAHNSKLRLSRLVDQQLSRLKRRLDQDRLQRGQDLDQQQRQASRLDHLEAKMEDVQWRQEATSPPLPAAASVAATHPPSHDALLAEVGRLEAALEDVRRDVEVLSGCQDGCRRLDQISAHVSAQVREEVRVLLYGNDLRVDSAPSERFVSGAELQASLVSLERSILQNISRQLDQRRSEASVTGVVRTEEGGATLVCSSRFSCAVQEVKVMVENALRLFAHDRTGLADYALESAGGSILSTRCSETYKTQAALLSLFGLPLWYFSQSPRVVIQPDVHPGNCWAFKGSTGFLVIRLSMRILPTAFSLDHIPKTLAPHRSVSSAPRDFRVYGLQDEREEGGSLLGSYTYQEDGDALQTYSVTANNHRSFQIIEVQVLSNWGHADYTCMYRFRVHGSPSDA, encoded by the exons ATCCAGTTACTGGACAGCAGTGTCGGACTCGGACAGCGAGAGCGGGACCATGTCCAGGCACAGCCTGCGCTTGGATGAAGGCCTGCTGGACCGCAGTCTGCCTCTGGGCAGCGCATCCTTCAGCGTGGTGGGAAGCGGCTGGAGAAACACCAG GGCGCTGAAGTCTCGTCGTTCTCAGCAGCTGTCAGTCTCCTGCTCCGAGTCCGTCCTGGTCCGCACGCCGCGTAAACTCCCCGGACACTCGCTCCACAGCATGGCGTCCGACGCTTCGCTGCTCTCGTCGCTGCTGGACGAGTCCTCCATCCAAGAGACCACTGTGGTGGACACCTTCTGGG GTTTGGACCAGGACCTGGACCCGAGAG AGAGCGCCGCCATGGCGGAGCACGGCGGCATCCTGGCCAACAGCACTCTGATCGCTGCTGACTGCCGCCATCCAGAACATCCGGTCCGGACGCTGACTCGCGTGCCCTACAGAGACGAGGAGTCCTCAAAGCCCGCCTCCACCATCTACACCCGGAACCGAAGTCGTCGGGTCAGAACAG CAGGCCTTCTGGGTTCCGTGTGGCACGCTGGCGTGGGCGCCATCAGGCGGTGCCTCGCCGGCGTCTTTGTAGCGCTGCTGGTGTCGTACCACAAACGCCACCAGGTGTCAG ATGTTCTGCAGCTGTGGTCGGCCTCCTTCCTGTTTTATTGCCGCTCGGCGCTGATCAGCGCCCGGCGCCTGGGCCAGGTCGCGCGGTCAAAGACGACAGGGGTCAACGGTCACGGACGGCCGGACT CTCGCCACTGCGGCGTCATGAGCGCCAAGCATCAGGATCTCCACGCCAACGGACCTCTGTGTGAGTTACCGGACGCCAACACGCACACGG GTGAGGCCTGTCAGGAGAAGCATCAGGTCAGCTCGTCCTCGTCGACCATGTGGACGCTCGCCGCGTTCGCAG TGTGGTGTGTGCGTCAGCTGACCTCGCTGGTCTGGACCCTGACCAGGACCGCCTTGTCGTCTTTAGACCGCCTCCGACGCCATGCAG GTGGGACGCTGGGCGGTGCGTTCAGGCGCATCAGGAGAAGATGGAGCGACTGTCCTCTGCTGACTTG GTTTGTCCTCTCGGTCCTCGTCCTCGTCTTCA GCTTGTGTTGCTTCAGTCCTGCGGGTTTTGCAGTCCCGAGTGTCCGCGAGTGGAAGACTTCGGTCTCTGATGTTCCGGTCCTGTCCTCAGTCCACGGCCTCGTATCAAGGTGGAGCCGAGCAGCGGGTGGCGCTGTGGAG GAAGTGACGGCGTCGGAGTCGGCGCGCCTCGCTCGTCTGGAGCGCGGCATGGCGTCCTTGTGGGAGCGCGTGGAGTCCGGCGGGCGGCGAGCGAGGCGCAGGCACGGCGAGCTGCTGGCCATGTACTCTGATCTCAAGCTGCTTGGCTCCGCCCACAACAGCAAACTGCGCCTGAGCCGCCTGGTGGACCAGCAGCTGTCTCGGCTGAAGAGGAGACTGGACCAGGACCGACTGCAGAGAGGACAG GACTTGGACCAGCAGCAGCGCCAGGCATCACGTCTGGATCATCTGGAGGCCAAGATGGAG GACGTCCAGTGGAGGCAGGAAGCCACATCCCCTCCACTTCCTGCTGCGGCCAG CGTGGCGGCGACACACCCTCCGTCCCACGATGCATTGCTGGCAGAGGTGGGCCGTCTGGAGGCGGCGCTGGAGGACGTCCGGAGGGACGTGGAGGTTCTGTCAGGATGCCAAGATGGCTGCCGCAGACTGGATCAG ATTTCGGCGCACGTATCCGCTCAAGTCCGGGAGGAGGTCCGGGTTCTGCTTTACGGGAATGATCTGCGAGTTGACTCCGCCCCGTCCGAGCGCTTTGTCAGCGGAGCAGAGCTGCAGGCGTCCTTGGTCTCGCTGGAGCGCAGCATCCTCCAGAACATCAGCCGCCAACTGGATCAGCGCCGCAGCGAGGCGTCCGTGACCGGAGTGGTGAGGACGGAGGAAGGAGGCGCAACTTTGGTTTGTTCTTCACGCTTCAGTTGTGCTGTGCAGGAGGTGAAGGTGATGGTGGAGAACGCCCTGCGCCTCTTCGCTCACGACCGCACCGGCCTGGCCGACTACGCCCTGGAGTCCGCAG GGGGCAGCATCCTCAGCACCCGCTGCTCTGAGACCTACAAGACCCAGGCGGCTCTGCTCAGCCTGTTTGGTCTTCCTCTGTGGTATTTCTCCCAGTCCCCTCGCGTGGTCATCCAG CCCGACGTCCATCCTGGGAACTGCTGGGCCTTCAAAGGCTCCACGGGCTTCCTGGTGATCAGGTTGTCCATGAGGATCCTGCCCACCGCCTTCTCCCTGGACCACATCCCAAAGACTCTGGCGCCACACCGCTCTGTGAGCAGCGCACCACGAGACTTCAGGGTCTAC gGCCTGCAGGACGAGCGTGAAGAAGGAGGCAGCCTGCTGGGCTCCTACACCTACCAGGAGGATGGAGACGCTCTGCAGACGTACTCCGTCACGGcga ACAACCACAGAAGCTTCCAGATCATCGAGGTCCAGGTCTTGTCCAACTGGGGCCACGCGGACTACACGTGCATGTACCGCTTCAGAGTGCACGGATCTCCCAGTGACGCCTGA
- the LOC133638279 gene encoding SUN domain-containing protein 2-like isoform X5 yields the protein MSVGEEDLQSWGWTDLSSYWTAVSDSDSESGTMSRHSLRLDEGLLDRSLPLGSASFSVVGSGWRNTRALKSRRSQQLSVSCSESVLVRTPRKLPGHSLHSMASDASLLSSLLDESSIQETTVVDTFWGLDQDLDPRESAAMAEHGGILANSTLIAADCRHPEHPVRTLTRVPYRDEESSKPASTIYTRNRSRRVRTARHCGVMSAKHQDLHANGPLCELPDANTHTGEACQEKHQVSSSSSTMWTLAAFAVWCVRQLTSLVWTLTRTALSSLDRLRRHAGGTLGGAFRRIRRRWSDCPLLTWFVLSVLVLVFSLCCFSPAGFAVPSVREWKTSVSDVPVLSSVHGLVSRWSRAAGGAVEEVTASESARLARLERGMASLWERVESGGRRARRRHGELLAMYSDLKLLGSAHNSKLRLSRLVDQQLSRLKRRLDQDRLQRGQDLDQQQRQASRLDHLEAKMEDVQWRQEATSPPLPAAASVAATHPPSHDALLAEVGRLEAALEDVRRDVEVLSGCQDGCRRLDQISAHVSAQVREEVRVLLYGNDLRVDSAPSERFVSGAELQASLVSLERSILQNISRQLDQRRSEASVTGVVRTEEGGATLVCSSRFSCAVQEVKVMVENALRLFAHDRTGLADYALESAGGSILSTRCSETYKTQAALLSLFGLPLWYFSQSPRVVIQPDVHPGNCWAFKGSTGFLVIRLSMRILPTAFSLDHIPKTLAPHRSVSSAPRDFRVYGLQDEREEGGSLLGSYTYQEDGDALQTYSVTASDHFLYATSCPPRADVQSVLHRKTTTEASRSSRSRSCPTGATRTTRACTASECTDLPVTPERISH from the exons ATCCAGTTACTGGACAGCAGTGTCGGACTCGGACAGCGAGAGCGGGACCATGTCCAGGCACAGCCTGCGCTTGGATGAAGGCCTGCTGGACCGCAGTCTGCCTCTGGGCAGCGCATCCTTCAGCGTGGTGGGAAGCGGCTGGAGAAACACCAG GGCGCTGAAGTCTCGTCGTTCTCAGCAGCTGTCAGTCTCCTGCTCCGAGTCCGTCCTGGTCCGCACGCCGCGTAAACTCCCCGGACACTCGCTCCACAGCATGGCGTCCGACGCTTCGCTGCTCTCGTCGCTGCTGGACGAGTCCTCCATCCAAGAGACCACTGTGGTGGACACCTTCTGGG GTTTGGACCAGGACCTGGACCCGAGAG AGAGCGCCGCCATGGCGGAGCACGGCGGCATCCTGGCCAACAGCACTCTGATCGCTGCTGACTGCCGCCATCCAGAACATCCGGTCCGGACGCTGACTCGCGTGCCCTACAGAGACGAGGAGTCCTCAAAGCCCGCCTCCACCATCTACACCCGGAACCGAAGTCGTCGGGTCAGAACAG CTCGCCACTGCGGCGTCATGAGCGCCAAGCATCAGGATCTCCACGCCAACGGACCTCTGTGTGAGTTACCGGACGCCAACACGCACACGG GTGAGGCCTGTCAGGAGAAGCATCAGGTCAGCTCGTCCTCGTCGACCATGTGGACGCTCGCCGCGTTCGCAG TGTGGTGTGTGCGTCAGCTGACCTCGCTGGTCTGGACCCTGACCAGGACCGCCTTGTCGTCTTTAGACCGCCTCCGACGCCATGCAG GTGGGACGCTGGGCGGTGCGTTCAGGCGCATCAGGAGAAGATGGAGCGACTGTCCTCTGCTGACTTG GTTTGTCCTCTCGGTCCTCGTCCTCGTCTTCA GCTTGTGTTGCTTCAGTCCTGCGGGTTTTGCAGTCCCGAGTGTCCGCGAGTGGAAGACTTCGGTCTCTGATGTTCCGGTCCTGTCCTCAGTCCACGGCCTCGTATCAAGGTGGAGCCGAGCAGCGGGTGGCGCTGTGGAG GAAGTGACGGCGTCGGAGTCGGCGCGCCTCGCTCGTCTGGAGCGCGGCATGGCGTCCTTGTGGGAGCGCGTGGAGTCCGGCGGGCGGCGAGCGAGGCGCAGGCACGGCGAGCTGCTGGCCATGTACTCTGATCTCAAGCTGCTTGGCTCCGCCCACAACAGCAAACTGCGCCTGAGCCGCCTGGTGGACCAGCAGCTGTCTCGGCTGAAGAGGAGACTGGACCAGGACCGACTGCAGAGAGGACAG GACTTGGACCAGCAGCAGCGCCAGGCATCACGTCTGGATCATCTGGAGGCCAAGATGGAG GACGTCCAGTGGAGGCAGGAAGCCACATCCCCTCCACTTCCTGCTGCGGCCAG CGTGGCGGCGACACACCCTCCGTCCCACGATGCATTGCTGGCAGAGGTGGGCCGTCTGGAGGCGGCGCTGGAGGACGTCCGGAGGGACGTGGAGGTTCTGTCAGGATGCCAAGATGGCTGCCGCAGACTGGATCAG ATTTCGGCGCACGTATCCGCTCAAGTCCGGGAGGAGGTCCGGGTTCTGCTTTACGGGAATGATCTGCGAGTTGACTCCGCCCCGTCCGAGCGCTTTGTCAGCGGAGCAGAGCTGCAGGCGTCCTTGGTCTCGCTGGAGCGCAGCATCCTCCAGAACATCAGCCGCCAACTGGATCAGCGCCGCAGCGAGGCGTCCGTGACCGGAGTGGTGAGGACGGAGGAAGGAGGCGCAACTTTGGTTTGTTCTTCACGCTTCAGTTGTGCTGTGCAGGAGGTGAAGGTGATGGTGGAGAACGCCCTGCGCCTCTTCGCTCACGACCGCACCGGCCTGGCCGACTACGCCCTGGAGTCCGCAG GGGGCAGCATCCTCAGCACCCGCTGCTCTGAGACCTACAAGACCCAGGCGGCTCTGCTCAGCCTGTTTGGTCTTCCTCTGTGGTATTTCTCCCAGTCCCCTCGCGTGGTCATCCAG CCCGACGTCCATCCTGGGAACTGCTGGGCCTTCAAAGGCTCCACGGGCTTCCTGGTGATCAGGTTGTCCATGAGGATCCTGCCCACCGCCTTCTCCCTGGACCACATCCCAAAGACTCTGGCGCCACACCGCTCTGTGAGCAGCGCACCACGAGACTTCAGGGTCTAC gGCCTGCAGGACGAGCGTGAAGAAGGAGGCAGCCTGCTGGGCTCCTACACCTACCAGGAGGATGGAGACGCTCTGCAGACGTACTCCGTCACGGcgagtgatcacttcctgtacgCCACTTCCTGCCCTCCTCGCGCTGACGTACAGTCTGTCCTTCACAGGAAGACAACCACAGAAGCTTCCAGATCATCGAGGTCCAGGTCTTGTCCAACTGGGGCCACGCGGACTACACGTGCATGTACCGCTTCAGAGTGCACGGATCTCCCAGTGACGCCTGAACGCATCTCTCATTGA
- the LOC133638279 gene encoding SUN domain-containing protein 2-like isoform X1 encodes MSVGEEDLQSWGWTDLSSYWTAVSDSDSESGTMSRHSLRLDEGLLDRSLPLGSASFSVVGSGWRNTRALKSRRSQQLSVSCSESVLVRTPRKLPGHSLHSMASDASLLSSLLDESSIQETTVVDTFWGLDQDLDPRESAAMAEHGGILANSTLIAADCRHPEHPVRTLTRVPYRDEESSKPASTIYTRNRSRRVRTAGLLGSVWHAGVGAIRRCLAGVFVALLVSYHKRHQVSDVLQLWSASFLFYCRSALISARRLGQVARSKTTGVNGHGRPDSRHCGVMSAKHQDLHANGPLCELPDANTHTGEACQEKHQVSSSSSTMWTLAAFAVWCVRQLTSLVWTLTRTALSSLDRLRRHAGGTLGGAFRRIRRRWSDCPLLTWFVLSVLVLVFSLCCFSPAGFAVPSVREWKTSVSDVPVLSSVHGLVSRWSRAAGGAVEEVTASESARLARLERGMASLWERVESGGRRARRRHGELLAMYSDLKLLGSAHNSKLRLSRLVDQQLSRLKRRLDQDRLQRGQDLDQQQRQASRLDHLEAKMEDVQWRQEATSPPLPAAASVAATHPPSHDALLAEVGRLEAALEDVRRDVEVLSGCQDGCRRLDQISAHVSAQVREEVRVLLYGNDLRVDSAPSERFVSGAELQASLVSLERSILQNISRQLDQRRSEASVTGVVRTEEGGATLVCSSRFSCAVQEVKVMVENALRLFAHDRTGLADYALESAGGSILSTRCSETYKTQAALLSLFGLPLWYFSQSPRVVIQPDVHPGNCWAFKGSTGFLVIRLSMRILPTAFSLDHIPKTLAPHRSVSSAPRDFRVYGLQDEREEGGSLLGSYTYQEDGDALQTYSVTASDHFLYATSCPPRADVQSVLHRKTTTEASRSSRSRSCPTGATRTTRACTASECTDLPVTPERISH; translated from the exons ATCCAGTTACTGGACAGCAGTGTCGGACTCGGACAGCGAGAGCGGGACCATGTCCAGGCACAGCCTGCGCTTGGATGAAGGCCTGCTGGACCGCAGTCTGCCTCTGGGCAGCGCATCCTTCAGCGTGGTGGGAAGCGGCTGGAGAAACACCAG GGCGCTGAAGTCTCGTCGTTCTCAGCAGCTGTCAGTCTCCTGCTCCGAGTCCGTCCTGGTCCGCACGCCGCGTAAACTCCCCGGACACTCGCTCCACAGCATGGCGTCCGACGCTTCGCTGCTCTCGTCGCTGCTGGACGAGTCCTCCATCCAAGAGACCACTGTGGTGGACACCTTCTGGG GTTTGGACCAGGACCTGGACCCGAGAG AGAGCGCCGCCATGGCGGAGCACGGCGGCATCCTGGCCAACAGCACTCTGATCGCTGCTGACTGCCGCCATCCAGAACATCCGGTCCGGACGCTGACTCGCGTGCCCTACAGAGACGAGGAGTCCTCAAAGCCCGCCTCCACCATCTACACCCGGAACCGAAGTCGTCGGGTCAGAACAG CAGGCCTTCTGGGTTCCGTGTGGCACGCTGGCGTGGGCGCCATCAGGCGGTGCCTCGCCGGCGTCTTTGTAGCGCTGCTGGTGTCGTACCACAAACGCCACCAGGTGTCAG ATGTTCTGCAGCTGTGGTCGGCCTCCTTCCTGTTTTATTGCCGCTCGGCGCTGATCAGCGCCCGGCGCCTGGGCCAGGTCGCGCGGTCAAAGACGACAGGGGTCAACGGTCACGGACGGCCGGACT CTCGCCACTGCGGCGTCATGAGCGCCAAGCATCAGGATCTCCACGCCAACGGACCTCTGTGTGAGTTACCGGACGCCAACACGCACACGG GTGAGGCCTGTCAGGAGAAGCATCAGGTCAGCTCGTCCTCGTCGACCATGTGGACGCTCGCCGCGTTCGCAG TGTGGTGTGTGCGTCAGCTGACCTCGCTGGTCTGGACCCTGACCAGGACCGCCTTGTCGTCTTTAGACCGCCTCCGACGCCATGCAG GTGGGACGCTGGGCGGTGCGTTCAGGCGCATCAGGAGAAGATGGAGCGACTGTCCTCTGCTGACTTG GTTTGTCCTCTCGGTCCTCGTCCTCGTCTTCA GCTTGTGTTGCTTCAGTCCTGCGGGTTTTGCAGTCCCGAGTGTCCGCGAGTGGAAGACTTCGGTCTCTGATGTTCCGGTCCTGTCCTCAGTCCACGGCCTCGTATCAAGGTGGAGCCGAGCAGCGGGTGGCGCTGTGGAG GAAGTGACGGCGTCGGAGTCGGCGCGCCTCGCTCGTCTGGAGCGCGGCATGGCGTCCTTGTGGGAGCGCGTGGAGTCCGGCGGGCGGCGAGCGAGGCGCAGGCACGGCGAGCTGCTGGCCATGTACTCTGATCTCAAGCTGCTTGGCTCCGCCCACAACAGCAAACTGCGCCTGAGCCGCCTGGTGGACCAGCAGCTGTCTCGGCTGAAGAGGAGACTGGACCAGGACCGACTGCAGAGAGGACAG GACTTGGACCAGCAGCAGCGCCAGGCATCACGTCTGGATCATCTGGAGGCCAAGATGGAG GACGTCCAGTGGAGGCAGGAAGCCACATCCCCTCCACTTCCTGCTGCGGCCAG CGTGGCGGCGACACACCCTCCGTCCCACGATGCATTGCTGGCAGAGGTGGGCCGTCTGGAGGCGGCGCTGGAGGACGTCCGGAGGGACGTGGAGGTTCTGTCAGGATGCCAAGATGGCTGCCGCAGACTGGATCAG ATTTCGGCGCACGTATCCGCTCAAGTCCGGGAGGAGGTCCGGGTTCTGCTTTACGGGAATGATCTGCGAGTTGACTCCGCCCCGTCCGAGCGCTTTGTCAGCGGAGCAGAGCTGCAGGCGTCCTTGGTCTCGCTGGAGCGCAGCATCCTCCAGAACATCAGCCGCCAACTGGATCAGCGCCGCAGCGAGGCGTCCGTGACCGGAGTGGTGAGGACGGAGGAAGGAGGCGCAACTTTGGTTTGTTCTTCACGCTTCAGTTGTGCTGTGCAGGAGGTGAAGGTGATGGTGGAGAACGCCCTGCGCCTCTTCGCTCACGACCGCACCGGCCTGGCCGACTACGCCCTGGAGTCCGCAG GGGGCAGCATCCTCAGCACCCGCTGCTCTGAGACCTACAAGACCCAGGCGGCTCTGCTCAGCCTGTTTGGTCTTCCTCTGTGGTATTTCTCCCAGTCCCCTCGCGTGGTCATCCAG CCCGACGTCCATCCTGGGAACTGCTGGGCCTTCAAAGGCTCCACGGGCTTCCTGGTGATCAGGTTGTCCATGAGGATCCTGCCCACCGCCTTCTCCCTGGACCACATCCCAAAGACTCTGGCGCCACACCGCTCTGTGAGCAGCGCACCACGAGACTTCAGGGTCTAC gGCCTGCAGGACGAGCGTGAAGAAGGAGGCAGCCTGCTGGGCTCCTACACCTACCAGGAGGATGGAGACGCTCTGCAGACGTACTCCGTCACGGcgagtgatcacttcctgtacgCCACTTCCTGCCCTCCTCGCGCTGACGTACAGTCTGTCCTTCACAGGAAGACAACCACAGAAGCTTCCAGATCATCGAGGTCCAGGTCTTGTCCAACTGGGGCCACGCGGACTACACGTGCATGTACCGCTTCAGAGTGCACGGATCTCCCAGTGACGCCTGAACGCATCTCTCATTGA